ATTGTTTTACCATAATCTAAAACCAAAACTCTATCGCAAAGCTTGTTTACAAATTTCATATCATGTTCTATAAGCAACACGCTAATCTTATAATCTTTTCTTAATTTAAAAATAAGTTCTGCAAGCTCATCGCTTTCTGCTCCATTCATTCCAGCAGCTGGTTCGTCAAGCAAAAGGAGTCTTGGACTTGTCGCCATAGCTCTTGCAATCTCTACTTTTCTTTGTTGTCCATAGCTCAAACTCGTAGCCTTTTCTTGTGCAAGCTCCGCAATACCAAGTTCTTCTAAAAGCTCATAAGCCTTAGTTTGAAATTCTTTTTCTACTTTTCTAAAACGCCCAAAATGTAAAAAAGCTTCAAAAATACTATACTTCATTTGATGATTAAAACCTATTAATACATTTTCTAACACATTCATACTTGAAAAAAGGCGTATGTTTTGAAAGGTTCGCGCTATCCCCAAATGCACTATTTTATGTGGTTTTAAATGATCTATCCTTTGATTTTTAAAAAAAACCTTACCGCTTGTAGGTTTATAATTTCCGGTAATAATATTAAAAAGTGTAGTTTTTCCAGCACCATTTGGTCCAATAAGTCCAAAAATTTCACCCTCATTGATACAAAAAGAAGTTTCATTTATAGCTTTTACTCCACCAAAGCTCTTAGAAATTTTTTCCAAATTAAGTATCATTGTTTTCTCCCATTTTTAGGGTTTTTCTTAAATTTCAAAAAGTCTAAAAGCTCTTTATCTCCCATTAAACCTTTTCGTGCAAAAAGCATAACAAGAATAAGCGCCAATGAAAAAACAACCATTCTAAGTCCTGGTCTTGCTTCAGTTTGATAACCAAAAATATTCATACTTTCATCTAAAAATCTTAGCCATTCACTTCCACCTATTACCAAAACAGCTCCAATAATTGCCCCAGTTGTTGATCCTAGTCCGCCCAAAACAATAATAATCAATAATTGAAAAGTTAGCAAAAAGTCAAATTGTTCCGGAGAAACAGAAGCTAAAAAGTATGCCAAAAGTCCGCCACCTACGCCTTCTAAAAACGCCGAAGTGCCAAAAGCTAATGTTTTAATCCAAAAAGTATGAATTCCCATCGCACTAGCGGCATCCTCATCATCTCTTATGGCTTTCATAGCTCTACCGTATTTTGAATAGGTAATATTTAAAATAAGAATAACAGAAATAATTGCTATACCACCTGTCCAATAAATAAGATCTGAAGACTTAGGCAAATCACTAGAGCTTAAAGTAAGCCCCAAAGAACCATTGGTTATTGAAGGAAAATTAATTGCCAAAAGCTTAATGATAATACCAAAACCTAAAGTTACAATAGCCAAATAATCCCCTCTTACGCGAAAAACAGCAAAAGAAAGAATAAAAGAAAGCAAACAAGAAAAAAATCCAGCCGCCAATAAAGCTAAAATAAAATTTGGAGAATGAAAAGCTAAAATAAAAGTGCTTGGATCCTCTAATGAAAATTGATCGATTTTACTTTCGCTATTTAAAAGCAACAAGGCTGTTACATAAGCTCCTATGGCTACAAAACCATTGGGCTCGAGTGAAAATTGCCCTGTAACTCCGTTGATAAGATTGTAACTGATAGCCAAAATAATAAAAATAGCAATATTGCTTAATATTCTTTCTCCATAATCATCAAAAAAATACGGAGAAACAATAATAAAAGCGATAGCAATAATTAAAAATAATAAATGAAAAAACTTGTTTTCAATTTTAGTGAAATCCATATTTAAAACCTACTTTTTTCAAAATTAATACCCAAAATTCCTGTGGGTTTAAAGAGTAAAATAAATACCAAGAAAATAAAAGCGAAAGCATCTTTAAATCCTGCCATTTCTGGAATTAAAGCCACGAAAACAACTTCGGTAAAACCAATGATTAATCCGCCTAAAACCGCACCTACAACCGACCCAATACCTCCTAAAACCGCAGCTGCAAAAGCTTTAAGTCCTATTAAAGTTCCCATAGTAGGATCAACGGAAGGATAACTACTTGCCCAAAAAACACCGCCAACTGCAGCCAAAGCAGAACCCAAAGCAAATACAATAGCAATAATTTTATTTGCATCAATTCCCATTAAATTTACAGTATGTATATCAAAAGCTAAAGCTCTAATGGCAATACCATACTTGCTTTTATAAAGTATAAAAAGCACAATAAGTAAAATTAATAAAGTTAAAATTGGTATTACTATATTAATCACGCTCATACTAATACTACCAAAATTTATCACCTCTTGAAGGTATTCAGGAACTTCAAAAAATCTTGGTGTAGAACCAAAAAACATATTGAAAAGATTTTGTATCAAATAACTAATACCAATAGCTGTAATAAGCAAAGAAATCCGAGGAGCTTTTCTTAAGGGTTTATAGGCAATTTTATCAATAGCTATACCCACACAAGCTGCAAAAATCATCGCCAAAGATAAGGCCCCTAAAAAAGGGACTCCCATAGAAGTCACGCAAAAAAGTGCAGCATATGCACCCACCATCATAATATCGCCATGTGCAAAATTTATAAGTCTTAAAACACCATAAACCATTGTATAACCTATGGCAATAAGTGCATACATACTGCCAAGACTAAAACCATTAATAAGTTGTTGAATTAATAAAGTAGAATCCATTTTTTTCCTAAGGGTTAATTAAATCTTTATAACTTTGTTTTTGATTTTTAATTTCTTTTACTACTACTGATCTAGTCGCATTGCCACTTTTATCAATGCTTATAACTCCGCTTACACCTTCATAATTATTGGTTTGATGAATTTTATCATTGACACAAGCTGGAGTGAGATTATCAATACAACGATTCATTGCATCAAACATTACAAAATATGCATCTGCACCCATTGCTGAAAAATTAGGCACTTCTTTAGAACCTTTAACTTTCGAATAAGCACCGATAAATTCTTTACTAAGCTTAGTAGGAGGGTTGTTATAATCAAAACTATCAGTAAAAATATAACCTTCGCTTGCATCTTGTGCAAGTTTAACAAAAGTCTCATCTGCTACGCCATCAGCTGAACCCATAGGCAATTTAAGTCGTGCGTTTTGAGCTTGGCGCACAAACAATGAGGCTTCATTATAATAAATTGGCAAATATACAAATTCAGGATTTAGTTTTTGAATTTGAGAAATAATGGCTTTATAATCTTTATCTCCCGAGCTCACACGCAACTTAGCCAAAATTTTACCGCCATTGGCTATAAATTCTTTTTCAAAAGCCTTTGCAAGTCCTAAAGAATAATCTGTCGTTTGATCCATTACAATAACAGCATTTTTATAATGAAGTTTAGAAAAAACATATTTTGCCAAAGATGAACCTTGAAAGCTATCCATAAAACATACACGACTAGAATAATTCTTTTTATTAAGTAATTTATCCCCAGTTGCAGCCGGAGCAATTACGGGTATTTTATTCTCTTCTGCTACTCTCATTACTTGCAAGGTATTAGCCGTTACCATTTCGCCAATAAGACCTATAACTTTATCTTGAGAAACAAGTCTAGTGGCCGCAGTAGAAGATTCTATTTTATCCCCTTTAGTATCTACAACGACGAGATTGATTTTATCTCCGTTTTTAAGAGTATTTTGCATAGAATTTGCAATTTTTATCCCATCAAGCGCACTTTGTCCATAAGCTGCTGTAGCACCAGTTAAGGGCATTACTATACCTATATTAATTTCTTTAGCTTGCAAGCTTAGAGTTAAAGCACAAAGGATAATTAAACCAATTTTTTTCACTTTTAAACTCCTTAAGGATTGATTGTTGTTTTATAAACTTGTTGTTGATTTTTAATTTCTTTTATCACTACTGATCTTGAAGCATTTCCGCTTTTATCAATGCTTATGATACCACCAACTCCTTCATAATTATTGGTTTGATGAATTTTATCATTGACACAAGCTGGAGTAAGATTATCTTTGCATTGATTCATAGCATTAAGCATTACATAATAAGCATCTGCACCCATTGCTGAAAATGCAGGTAAAGCTTTGCTATTTTTTTCTTTTTCATAAGCACTAATAAATTTGCGTCCCAAATTTGTGCTTGGGTTATTATAATCAAAGCTATCAGTAAAAACCACACCATTAACAGCATCACCACCAAGATCGATAAAAGTTTGATTATTTACCCCATCTCCTGCAGAAAATAATTTATCAAAACCTGTTTGTCTTGCTTGTCTTGCAATCAAAGCAGCTTCTGGATGATAAATTGGCATATAAACAAAATCAGGATTTAAACTTTTAAGCTGCGAAGCAATAGCTTTAAAATCTTTATCCCCTGAAGAAATGGTAAGCTTTTTAATAACCTTTCCGCCTTTAGCCTTAAATTCTTTTTCAAAAGCCTTTGCAAGTCCTAAAGAATAAACATTGCTTTGATCTACAATCACAACAACACTTTGCAAACCTAAGTCTTTATAGGCATAAGTAGCAAATTTATCTCCTTGAAAACTATCCATAAAACACACACGACTTGCATAAGTTTTTTTATCTAAAAGCTTATCTCCTGAAGCTACTGGGGCAATAACTGGAACTTTTTTATCTTCAGCAATAGAAATAACTTGCATGGTATTTGGAGTAACAGCCTCTCCAATAAGTCCTACAACCTTATCTTGAGAAATAAGTCTTGTAGTCGCAGTTGAAGTTTCAATTTTATCCCCTTTAGTATCTACAACTACCAATTTTACTTTATCTCCATTGTCCAAAGTAGGATTAAGTTTATTGGCAAGCTCAATACCTGTATAAACATCCTGTCCATAAGCCGCTAAAGATCCTGTTAAAGGCAATACAATACCTAAATTAACTTCTTTACCATAAGCTAAATTAGCCAAAAGTAAAGCACCTAATAACAAACTTCTTTTTTTCATAAAATCTCCTTAATTAAAATTAATCATTTAATAAAAGTTCCGTGTTTTGTTTTTTTCTCAGGCTCTTCTTCAAGCAAGTCTTTTGCTTGCATCTCTATAGCAAAATTCCCACCCTTTAAATAAGCAATAATATAATTCATCTCATCATGACTTAAAGAATTTGCATAAGGTAGCATTTGAATTCTTGTAGCAGACTGTTCTCCACTTGCATTAGTCGTATAATCAATCAATGCTGATTTAATATCAGCAGGCTCCATATTGCGAAGTATTCTTGAACCAGCAACAATTTTTTCCCCATTATCGCCATGACAAATATGGCATTTTTTTTCAAAATACAATTCCTTTGCCTTAGCCATATCATAACTAGCACCATCAAAAGTATAAGAAAATAGAGATTTTAAACTAATCCCAAAACCAAAAGTAAAACAAATAATGAGTATAAACAATATACGAAACATAAAAAACCTTTTATAAAATAAACGCAATTATATAAAAAAATGATAACAATTTCTATCTTTTATTTAATAGTGATATTTGTAGTAGCACGATTAGATTTCTTATTATTTTGCTTTAAATTTCCCTTAACTCTTTGATTTTCATAGCGATAACGAATAGTTCCCGAAACTTCTACATCTTCAAACACATCATCTAAAGGGGTAGCATGTGCAAAAGTGCTTAATATAAAAATAGAGATGGTGCACAAAATGATTCTTTTCATCATTTTCTCCTTATATTTTTAAACTTCAAAGATTATACCAAAAGAAATATTAACTTGATATTTGAAAATAAATTTTCATCTTGTTTTTCTTTAAGCGTGTATTTTGATATTGCTTAAAGTTGATTTTGATACAATTAGATATTTTTAAGTATTACACAAAAAGGTTAAAAATGCTGATTTTAGGACACAAGCTCGTAGAAAGTAAAAATTTTACTTTTGTTAAAGAATTTACAAAAAATACTGATGAAATTTTTTGCATAAAATACAATGAAAAATTAATACAAAAATTAAAAACAAATCACAAAGAATTTGCAATATTTATAGAAAATAAAAATGAAATTTTTCTCGCCAATGCCTTGGGTGCCAAATTTCTAATTTTTAAAGATAAAAATCTAGCCAAATTTGCCGTTAAAGTAGCCGAATTTTATCTTTTTGATAGTAAAATTTTATTTTTAGTTGATGATTTTAAAAATTTAGAAGAATTTTATGAACTTGGCGTAGATGGTGTGATTTTAAAAACTTTTATACGAAATTTCAGCTAATTCTTCTAAAGAGTGGTTGGCTATTTTGTCATAATCAAAACCTTCTTTTTTTATATAATCAAGAAAGGTTTTCTCCATAATTTTACTCGCAGTAACAATTTCTTTTGACAATGTAAAACTCATTGCTTCTATGCGTTTTGGAATACAAGCTAAAATTTGTGTTTGAGGTAAGTCTCCCATAAGCTCCACATATTGCAAGGTTTGAAGCATTTCCACCTCATGAGCACTTCCGCTCCAATTAATTTTTTTAGGCATCGCATCATAAGGAAAGAAAAATACATCGCCAATCTTACCATCGTCAGCATCAATACAATCAAGCACTATCATCTTATCATACTCTGCGATAATATAGCTTAATTGCAAAGCTAAAGTTCCACCATCAACAAAATCTAAAATATGAGTTTTGTGAGTGAATTTATAGTTTTTTTCCAAAAGCTTGCAAAGATGAACACCTAAGCCTTCATCTGCAAACATAATATTCCCTATACCCAATACAAGAAATTTCAATTTTTCTCTTCTTTTTTCTCGAATTTATATCCACTAACAATGGCATCAAGTGCACCATTTCTTCCTTTTATGGCATTAAAAATTGCCATATAAATATGCACAAATACAAAAATAATAATAATCCACATCAATATCCTATGCAAAGTCCTAACTTCAGCCAAACCACCCATCATTGCTTCAATAGGTCTTAAGATGCCATATAAAAATCCGCCCAAGCCCTCATGATAAACATGGGTGTATAAAATAAGCCCCGTAACAATAATGCCCATTATAATGATATAAAAGAAAAAATAAGTTACAAATTGCAAAGGATTATAAACCCCTTTTAAATGTGGATGTTTTCCCAAAAATAAATAAAATTTAATTTGTTCTATCCATAATTTTGGACTGAAAATATCTCGCACGCTTACACGCTCTTTATGACTTAATTTATCAAAAAAGAAAAGATAAATTTTAAAAATAACACAAGCAATGAGTACAAAACCTGCCACTTGATGGGCTAAACGGTATTTTGCCTGCATAAAATTAACAGGCTCACCATTGCTAATAGGACTTTGAAAAACATAAGATAAATAAAAACCAGTTCCTACCAAAATAACAATAGCAACCGCTCTTATCCAATGCGTTAAACGTAAACCTATGCTAAATTCATATTCAGCTTTTCTTTGCAATTTTTCTTCTTGGTTTTGCATAAAAGCTCCTTTTATAAATTTACATTTACTTTGTATTCGCTTAGATTATTTCCCTTAGTATCCATTACATGTACCGCGCAAGCAATACAAGGATCATAAGAGTGAATTTTTCTAATGATTTCAAGTGGTTGTTTTACATCAGCGATCTTAAGTCCTATCAAACACTGCTCATAACTTCCACCTATACCGTTAGCATCTTTTGGGCTTGCATTCCAAGTAGAAGGCACTACAGCTTGCCAATTTTCAATCACACCATTTTTAATTCTACACCAATGACTTAGCGTTCCACGAGGCACATGTCCCATATAACGACCTTTGTATTCTTTGGTATTATCAATCACATAAGGAGCACAAGTGCTTTCATCGACTTTCAAATTTTCTACCAAATTATTAAACGCTCTTAAAGCATTGTTTGCAACGATTTTTGCCTCTATACAACGCGCGGCAGTTCTTCCAAGCGTACTAAATACTGCATTTAATGGCAAACCCGTTTCTTTTAAGAACTCATCGACCACAGGAATAACATTTTTATTGCCCTTAGCATAATTTACCACTATATTTGCTAATGGGCCAACCTGCATAGGATTTCCTTCATAACGAGGAGCTTTAATCCAGCTGTATTTTCCTTTGGTATCAAACACTTTTGAAGTTACATTTTTACCATGATGATCGATACTCTCGCCCTCTACAAGTCCTGTATAATTTGGATTTGTCTTGCCATCATATGGATGAAGTGCCTCATTATCTTTATACCAAGAATGTGTTGCTTCTTCAGTGATTTTATCCTCTTCTACTTCATAAACTTTGCTTATATCGCCATTTTTAATGATTCCACTTTCAAACAACCACTCATTTTTGCCGAGCTGAAACTCTTGGAAAGTATAAAGATTATTTACCCCAATATCATTTAAAACACTAGCTTCGTTAGCATAAGCTTTTCCAGCCATTACAAGATCAGGATAATAAGCACGATTAACAAAATCTTGCACTTCTTTAAATTTTTCCATATATTCGCCCATTCTTGAAGGACTTAAAAGATCCATAACACAAGTTACACCACCAACGGTTAAGCTTTGAGGATGAGGGTTTTTAGCCCCAAAAATTGCCATACATTGTGCAATAATTCTTTGAATTCTTAAACATTCTAAATAATGCGAAAGAACAATTAAATTTTGCTCTGGAGTTAAACGATAAGTTGGATGTCCATAGTAAGCATTAGCAAAAGGTCCTAAATTTCCTTTATCTACAAAAGCTTTAAGTCTTTGCTGCACTTCAAGCAATTTGTCTGCACCTGTGGCATAAGGATTTGGAGTGTATTTAAAAGCTTCATCGCTTGCTTTTTTAACATCGGCACTCAAAGCGCTCACAACATCAGCCCAATCAAGTCCGTGAAGTTGATAAAAATGCACGATATGATCATGCAAGAAAAGCGCTGCATTCATCAAAGTTCTAGTTAAAAGCGCATTAAGTGGCGGAGTGATACCTAAAGCATTTTCAACCGCAACAATACCTGCTTTATAATGTGAAAAAGTACAAACTCCACAAATTCTTTGAGTCATAAAACCCGCATCTCTTGGATCACGACCTTTTACAATGGTTTCTATTCCACGCCACAAAGTAGAACCTGCATAAGCTTCTTTAACCACATTGTTTTCATCAACAACAACCTCAACTCTTAGATGTCCTTCAATTCTTGTAATTGGATCTACTATTATTCTTTGACTCATTTTTATTCCTCATTTTTTTTCATAGAAGCAATAACTGCATGTGCTGCAATCGCAACACCAGTAAGTGTTAAAACACCTATGCCGATTTTATCTGACACGCTATCAGCACCAAGTCCAAAAACCGTATCAAATTTATGGCTTGCCATTGGTTCTTCAAATGGTCCCATAGTATCCCAAAAATTTGGCTCAGAGCAACCTATACAACCATGTCCTGCTTGGATAGGCCAAGAAGTGTGCTGATTAAATCTTTCTCTAGAACAGTTGTTAAAAGTATAAGGTCCTTTGCAACCCACTTTATAAAGACAATAACCATTTTTTGCGCCTTCATCGCCAAAGCTTTGCACAAATTCACCCGCATCAAAATGTCCGCGTCTTTCGCAAAGATCATGAATTCTTAAACCATAAGCCCATTTTGGTCTATTATAAACATCAAGTGCCGGCAACTCACCAAAAAGAAGATAATGCAAAACATTTCCGACTATATTTTTTTCACTTGGCGGACAACCTGGAACATTAATCACAGTCTTGCTTGTTACCTTACTTAAAGGCTGAGCATTGCTTGGATTTGGTCTTGCAGCTTGAATTCCACCAAAACTAGAACAGGTCCCTATAGCAAAAATAGCCAAAGCATTCTCACTTGCCATTTTTGAAAGCTCATAGCCTGTCTTTCCATGTGGTCCTATGGTTAAAAAATGTTCAGTATCACCCATAGGAATACCGCCTTCAACCATTAAAATGTATTTGTTTTTATATTTTTCAATAGCACTTTCTAAATTTTCTTCAGCTTGCCAACCCGCAGCAGCCATAATAGTTTCATGATATTCTAAAGAAATATAATCAAAAATTAAACTATCAATCGTTGGTGTATCGCTTCTTAGCAAACTTTCACTACAGCCCGTGCATTCAGCCATATGAAGCCAAACCACCGGAAGTCTATCGGCTAATTCCGCGGCTTTTGCTACCATAGGAGTTAAACTTGCCGGCAAAGCCAAAAATGCCGTCATAGCTCCTGCCCATTTCATAAAATCTCTTCTTGTAAAACCTGATTTTTCTAAGGCTTGTGTAATGGAAGAATCGTTTTTTAAAGAAGGAAGTTTTTCCAACTCATTAAGACGAGTTTGTAGATGATGAAAGTCTAGCATAATTATTCCTTTTTGACTTAAAATACTCAAACAATATGATAAGACATTTTAAGTTAATTTAAGTTTAAAAATAAAGAATTGTTTTGATAAATATAAAAGAGTTAGTAAGCATTCATATAGTTAATAGATTAAACAAAATTCAACAAATATCTTAAGGTGAAAAGTCTTGACACAAGAACACTAAGCTTATATATCTTTTAGTAATTCACTTAAATAATCAATAGCCTTGTTTTTCCTCGCCCTAAAATGTGCCTCACTTTCAGCTTGTCCCATAAATAAGCCTTTTTGAATAGAATTAGATTTTAGAATATCAATCATATCATTGATACTCTTTTTTTTGCTCAATAACGCTAGAATTAACCAATTTATCATTATAATCTTTAATGCGAACATCTCCATTTTTTCTAAAATTTATAATAAACTGACTTTCCCAAACAAAGCCAACTAAATTCACATATTCTTCTGTGGATAATTCTTTCTCCGCCTTATCTAAAGCATTATCAAGAACACTTTTGTTTCGGCATTTTTACTTGCATAAAAATTATTTTGTGCATATAAAGCTGCATAAGAATGATTTGTAATTTTCATGGAATTTACCTTTTATTAATGCCTATTTTGCAAAACAGCTAATGACTTACATTGCCATCGCAAGCAAAAATTATTCCGTATAGAAAATATTTTATAAAAGCTCACAAACCCTTTTTAAGCTTTCGTATTAAAAATCTAGCAGGATGAATAGCATGAGTAAAACTTTTAAATAAGCCTAAAGGCTCATTACAAATCAAAGCACAAATGTATCTTGCACCTAAAATTGCTGTGCTAAATCCTCTTGAACCATGGGCAAAATCAAGATATAAATTCTCAATATTTTGTGGCAAAATTTGTGGCTTATCTTTAGTCCATAATAAAGCCTTATAAGATTTTTTATAAAACTCCTCATCATAAGCTGGACCAATAATGGCAAATCTATCGCTTGAATAAGATCTAAAAGCAACCTTAGCACCTTGCACGACAAGCTTTTCATTGCCTTGTAAAAATTCCTTGATATTTTGGATATTTTCCTCATTATCTTTTTGCGTAGGATTTATATCCTCATTTAGCCTATCATAAGTCGCGCCAATTAATTGCAAATCATTTTTTATAGGCGTAATATAAGCTTTTGAAGATAAGGCAAATTTTGTATCTAAAAAAGGCTTTAAAAGCGTGACTTGCCCGCGAACTTTACTTAAATTCATCGCTTCATAAGAAAGTATTTTTTTAGTATCCGCACCGCTAGCATAAATGAGTATATCAAAGCCGCTTTTGCTATTTTGCGTATTAAAATGCAAGGAAAATTTATTATCATCTTTTGTAAAATGCATAAATTCATAACCAAAGTGTATTTTAGCACCACTAAGTCTTAAAAGCTCACTTACAATCGTTTTTGGTTCGATAACACCGCCATCTTCCAAAAAAGCTCTATTATCACAAATTTGAAACAAAACATTATCTTTTTGTAAATCAAAACGCGTTTGCATCAGTTCATTGTAAGCAAATTCATAAACACCTTGGGGCTTAAAACCCAAAATTTGCTGATAAAATCTACTCGCTTCAATAAAAGCATTTTGAGATAATTCCCCCAAAACAACCTCAGGCTTTAAAATAAGAGAACTTAAAATTCCGCTTGCATTTGTGCTTGCATTTTCAAAAAGCTTTGTGTTTTTTTCAAAAATTTCTATCTCAAAACCCCTTAGCGAAAGTTCATAAGCAAGACTTGCGGCACTGATTCCAGCACCAATTATAGCAAGTTTTTTACCTTTAAAATCTTTTTTAACGCGTGAAAAATAAGCTTCTTTGCATTCAAATTCAAAGCCCTTAAAACACGCTTTAATCATTTCTCTTTTTTTGAAGCCTTTAACTTTTTGCACTTCAAAATTATATTTTTTAAGATTTTTTTGCAAAAAACTTGATGCAGAAAAGGTAAGAATTTGGGTATTTATCTTAGAAAGCCTTGCGATTTCTTTAATGATTTCTTCATCAAACATTGTTTTATTCTTGCTTGGAGAAAAACCGTCTAAAAACCAAACATCAGCTTTAAAATCAAGCTCTTTTAAAGAAAATACAGCATCTTTAAATACAAGATCTAAAAAACAATCCTTGAAATAAAAACGATAATATCCTTCTTTATTTTTAGGATAAAACTCTAAAAACAGCTCCAAAAGCTCTTTAAATTCTTCATAAAGATTTAATCTTTTATAGCATTCTCTTAAAAGCTCTTTATCAATATAAAAATTTTCCAAACTTACATAAAACAATCTTTTAGGGCGTTTAGTGGAATTTAAAAAGCGTTTTAAGCTTAGAAAAAAATTCAAACCTATGCCAAAACCTAGTTCAGCGATAATAAAATTTTCATCTTCTGTAAATTCAAAGGCTTGCGTGTATACAAATTTACTCTCATTTACTCCATCTTTGGAATTAAAATAAAAATCATCAAAATCTAAAGAAAAAGGAGTATTATCCTTAAAAATCAAACGAGCTTTTTGCATTAGTAGTTATTGCGAAAATAATTTTCTACGCCATCTGCGATACCATCTGCTAAGGAATTTTGGAAATTTTTATTTGCAATTCTTTTTCCTTCATCAGGATGAGTAATATAGCCAATTTCTATCAACACAGCAGGCATTTGAGCACCGACTAAAACCCAAAATGGTGCTTCTCTCACTCCGCCATCACTGACTTTATATTTTGTTCTTATAGATTTTAAAGCCCCTTTTTGGATATCTATAGCAAGCTTATTTGATGCAATAATTTTTTCACGATTTAAAAAATTTAAAAAAGTTTGCTTGGAAAAATAATTCATTTCTTCGACATCAGATTGATTTTCAAGCTCTGCAGCTTTTTTACTTCTTTCGCTTCTGGCCGGACTTAAGAAAAATGTTTCAAAACCTTGAGTGCTTTTTGCTTTTTCTTTAGGCACTGCATTTGCATGCACTGAAATAAACAAATCTGCATTTTTATCATTTGCAAATTTAGTTCTATCTCTTAAATTAATAAATTTATCCTTATTTCGCGTATAAAAAACTTTATAGCCTCGTTTTTTAAGCTCATCTCCAATTTTTAAGGAAAGATTTAATACTACATTTTTTTCTTGCAAACGATTACCCAAAGCTCCGCTATCCTTACCGCCATGCCCTGCATCAATTACTATAATTTTATTTGCTTTAAAATTCTTAGACACGGTCGTTTTTTGTTCTAAATTTTTACTGCTTTGTTCTTCAAGCTCATAGCTTAATTCTAAATTTGTATCGTTTAATTTTTCTTTTGGTTTTTGATTTAAAGTAGAATTTAAAACCACTCTTACTGTGCTTGGATTAAATTGCGCTACAGTTATACTATCGCTTTTATTTAAAGTAAAATTTTTTCTTTTTCCTTTTAGCGT
This genomic interval from Campylobacter sp. CCS1377 contains the following:
- a CDS encoding ABC transporter ATP-binding protein, whose translation is MILNLEKISKSFGGVKAINETSFCINEGEIFGLIGPNGAGKTTLFNIITGNYKPTSGKVFFKNQRIDHLKPHKIVHLGIARTFQNIRLFSSMNVLENVLIGFNHQMKYSIFEAFLHFGRFRKVEKEFQTKAYELLEELGIAELAQEKATSLSYGQQRKVEIARAMATSPRLLLLDEPAAGMNGAESDELAELIFKLRKDYKISVLLIEHDMKFVNKLCDRVLVLDYGKTIFEGKVSDAVENKDVIAAYLGDFNASS
- a CDS encoding branched-chain amino acid ABC transporter permease, whose product is MDFTKIENKFFHLLFLIIAIAFIIVSPYFFDDYGERILSNIAIFIILAISYNLINGVTGQFSLEPNGFVAIGAYVTALLLLNSESKIDQFSLEDPSTFILAFHSPNFILALLAAGFFSCLLSFILSFAVFRVRGDYLAIVTLGFGIIIKLLAINFPSITNGSLGLTLSSSDLPKSSDLIYWTGGIAIISVILILNITYSKYGRAMKAIRDDEDAASAMGIHTFWIKTLAFGTSAFLEGVGGGLLAYFLASVSPEQFDFLLTFQLLIIIVLGGLGSTTGAIIGAVLVIGGSEWLRFLDESMNIFGYQTEARPGLRMVVFSLALILVMLFARKGLMGDKELLDFLKFKKNPKNGRKQ
- a CDS encoding branched-chain amino acid ABC transporter permease; translation: MDSTLLIQQLINGFSLGSMYALIAIGYTMVYGVLRLINFAHGDIMMVGAYAALFCVTSMGVPFLGALSLAMIFAACVGIAIDKIAYKPLRKAPRISLLITAIGISYLIQNLFNMFFGSTPRFFEVPEYLQEVINFGSISMSVINIVIPILTLLILLIVLFILYKSKYGIAIRALAFDIHTVNLMGIDANKIIAIVFALGSALAAVGGVFWASSYPSVDPTMGTLIGLKAFAAAVLGGIGSVVGAVLGGLIIGFTEVVFVALIPEMAGFKDAFAFIFLVFILLFKPTGILGINFEKSRF
- a CDS encoding ABC transporter substrate-binding protein; translated protein: MGLIILCALTLSLQAKEINIGIVMPLTGATAAYGQSALDGIKIANSMQNTLKNGDKINLVVVDTKGDKIESSTAATRLVSQDKVIGLIGEMVTANTLQVMRVAEENKIPVIAPAATGDKLLNKKNYSSRVCFMDSFQGSSLAKYVFSKLHYKNAVIVMDQTTDYSLGLAKAFEKEFIANGGKILAKLRVSSGDKDYKAIISQIQKLNPEFVYLPIYYNEASLFVRQAQNARLKLPMGSADGVADETFVKLAQDASEGYIFTDSFDYNNPPTKLSKEFIGAYSKVKGSKEVPNFSAMGADAYFVMFDAMNRCIDNLTPACVNDKIHQTNNYEGVSGVISIDKSGNATRSVVVKEIKNQKQSYKDLINP
- a CDS encoding ABC transporter substrate-binding protein gives rise to the protein MKKRSLLLGALLLANLAYGKEVNLGIVLPLTGSLAAYGQDVYTGIELANKLNPTLDNGDKVKLVVVDTKGDKIETSTATTRLISQDKVVGLIGEAVTPNTMQVISIAEDKKVPVIAPVASGDKLLDKKTYASRVCFMDSFQGDKFATYAYKDLGLQSVVVIVDQSNVYSLGLAKAFEKEFKAKGGKVIKKLTISSGDKDFKAIASQLKSLNPDFVYMPIYHPEAALIARQARQTGFDKLFSAGDGVNNQTFIDLGGDAVNGVVFTDSFDYNNPSTNLGRKFISAYEKEKNSKALPAFSAMGADAYYVMLNAMNQCKDNLTPACVNDKIHQTNNYEGVGGIISIDKSGNASRSVVIKEIKNQQQVYKTTINP
- a CDS encoding c-type cytochrome, translated to MFRILFILIICFTFGFGISLKSLFSYTFDGASYDMAKAKELYFEKKCHICHGDNGEKIVAGSRILRNMEPADIKSALIDYTTNASGEQSATRIQMLPYANSLSHDEMNYIIAYLKGGNFAIEMQAKDLLEEEPEKKTKHGTFIK
- a CDS encoding major outer membrane protein, whose amino-acid sequence is MKRIILCTISIFILSTFAHATPLDDVFEDVEVSGTIRYRYENQRVKGNLKQNNKKSNRATTNITIK